The following coding sequences lie in one Spirosoma sp. KUDC1026 genomic window:
- a CDS encoding SCP2 sterol-binding domain-containing protein, with protein sequence MTLQELTDQIRTKAAKAESLNATAKLVTDQGIVYIDATQSPVTVSNEDKPADCDLHVSVDNLVKMGTGNLNPMMAFMSGKLKVKGDMGIAMKMGQVMA encoded by the coding sequence ATGACCTTACAGGAATTGACGGATCAAATCCGTACCAAAGCCGCTAAAGCCGAATCCCTGAACGCGACCGCTAAACTCGTTACAGATCAGGGCATTGTTTATATAGACGCTACTCAATCGCCCGTGACCGTTTCGAACGAAGATAAACCCGCCGACTGCGATCTGCACGTTAGCGTGGATAACCTGGTGAAAATGGGCACTGGTAACCTGAACCCTATGATGGCCTTCATGTCGGGAAAACTCAAAGTGAAAGGCGATATGGGCATTGCCATGAAAATGGGTCAGGTAATGGCGTAA